DNA sequence from the Desulfovibrio sp. ZJ209 genome:
AGCTGGAACATATAGTTGGCGCTGCCGAACCTGAGCATGCAGGCGCGCTCGTAGCTGCAATCGGGGAAGGACTCCACCACCTCGCGCAGCATGTCGGGCACGCGCCTGACCACATCGAGCGGCATCTCGAAGGCCACGCCGAGCTCCAGCACCACGGGGCGCTCGTTCACATTGCCGAGGTTGACGATGACGCCCGTGGTCATCTCGGAATTGGCGCAAACGATGAGGTCGCCCTCGAGATTGCGCAAATGGGTGGTCTTGGGGCCCATGTATTCCACGTCGCCGGCCTTGCCGTTCGAGAGTTCCACATGGTCGCCGATGCGGAAGGGCTTGTCGAGCAGGATGACGATATAACTGAAGAAATCCTCGAGAATAGCCTTGCCGGCCAGGCCCACGGCCACGCCCATGATGCCGAGGCCGGCCACGATGGTCGAGACGTGGAAGCCCAGGTTGTCGAGCAGGAAGGTCAGGCCCACGGCCCAGATGATGCCCGTGATGATGGGCATGAGCGAGCGGCTTTGCGAGGTCTTGAGCGTCTCGCCGTGGCGGCGCATGTAGAGGTCGAGGTTGAAGGGCACGAAGGCGGCTACGAAGGCGATGGCGATGACCGTGCAGACGATGCTGAAGAGGGTGGCGAGCGCGTTGGCATAGACCGGCGCCAGCACGAGCATGCGCGCGGCCCAGGACACGATGCCCACATAGCAGAGCCGCTTCAGGTGCAGCATGACGCGCTCGTACATGGGGAAGTCCATGGCCCTGACCCCGGCAGCGCCCTGGGCGTCCGTATTGGTCTGGTACTTGCGCTCCATGAAGGCCTCGAACTTGCGCTCGGCCCACGGCCAGAACACATGCACGGCGATGAGCGCCAGAAGCATGATGCCGAAGATGCAGGCCAGCCTGAGCGGCGGGTTCTGGTGCAGGAATTGCCGGTAATCGAAATATTCGAGCAGGATCTTCCAGGTCTCGGGATTCATCCTCGGCCTCCTGGGATGGATGGCGCCGCAAGGGGCGTGAGGCCGAAGTATGCCGCATTTCGGCCCGCCGCGCCAGAGGCAGCCGGGGGGCGGGACGCGCCCGGCGGACGCGCCCCTTGCCCGGTCAGGACTCCTCAGCCGAAAAGACCTCCCGCGCCGCAAAGAGGCCGTTGAGCGCCGCCGGGAAGCCCGCATAGACGGCCATCTGCATGCAGACCTCGATGAGCTCCGCGCGCGTGCAGCCCACGCGGAGCGCCGCCGCAAGATGCACCAGGAGCTGCGGCCGCGCATTGCCGAGGGCCGTGAGCGCCGCCACGGTGATGAGCTCCCGGCTTTTGAGGTCGAGCCCGGGGCGGCCCATGATGTCCCCGAAGGGGAATTCCACGAGATAGCGCGCGAAGTCCGGCGCGATGCCGGCGAGGCGCCGGACGACGGCTTCGCCGCCTTCGCCGTCGATGCGTTTCAAAAGGGCGAGGCCCCGTGCATAGCGTTCGTTTTCCATTTTTTCCTCCATTTTTTAAAATCCTTCCCGCGGGAAAGCCCGCACCGTGCCGTCGCCCCATGGGGCCACAAGGATGCGGCCGTCGGGCGCGCGGGCGAGCCCCACGGGCGAGGCAAGGCCGGTGACAAGCACGGCGGCGCGCCCTCCCTTGTCCAGCCGGGCCACGGAGCCTGCGCCATTGTCCGCCACGAGCACGCTGTCGGCCCCGGCGGCAAGGATACCCACGCCGGGGCGCACGAGGCCGGCGGCCGCGGCCGGGAGGGAGCGCACGGCCCCGTCGGGCGCCACCATGTCCACGCTGCCGCCATAGCAGCTCACGGCGAGGCTGCCGTCCGCAAGGCGCGTCACGTCCACGGGCAGCCGGTGCCCGGATGACACCACTTCGCGCGTGCCGTCAGGCTGGATGCGCACGAGCTCGCCGGCATTGCGGTTGGCCGCGAGCAGGCCGGTCTCCAGGCTCCAGAAAAGCCCGGTGGGCGCGGAAAGGCCGGACGCGACCACGCTCAAGCCCGTTTCCGGCGTCCAGGCATAAATGCGGCCGTCGCCATAGCCCGCGGCCCAGAGCGTACCATCCGCGTCAAAGGCGAGCCCGGCGGGCTGGGCAAGCCCCTCGATGATTTCCGCCCGCCTCCCGCGGTCATCAAGGCGCACGATGCGGTTCGCGCCCCATTCCGCCACCCAGAGCCGGCCCTGCGCGTCATGGGCCATGCCCACGGGCGCGGAAAGGCCGGACGCCACGATTTCCCCGCCGGGTTCGGCCCCGGCAGCCCACGCCGGGAGCGGCGCAAGCATGCTGAGCAGGAGCAGAGCCGCCAATGTCACTTTTTTCATAAAGACCTCCTTGCGCTCAGGCATAGCGCCCGAGGCCGGCTTTGCCCCTTGCCCTTTTTGTGATACCTCCAAGGCATGACAGCGCCCGACAGCCCCTCACAGCGGCCGCCCCTCACGCCGCGCGAATTTCACTGGCTCTGGTATTTCGCGGTCATCGCCGAGGAGCGCAGCCTGCGCCGCGCCGCCGAACGGCTCTTTCTGTCCGAGCCGCCCCTGAGCCGCCAGTTGCGCGCTCTCGAAGACCGGCTGGGCTTCGCCCTCTTCCACCGCCATTCGCGCGGCCTTGCGCTCACGGCGGAAGGCGAGCGCGTGCTCGCGGCCGTGCGGCCCCTGCTCGACCTTCAGGAACGCGCCTTTACGGAGCTGGCGCAGCTTTCCGCCCCGGCGCCCGTGAGGGACCTCGGCCTCACCACGGCCGTGGAGCAGGGCGTCTTTTCCGCGCTGGAAGAGGAACTGCGGGCCGGCGCGGAGGCGTCCCTGCGCCTTGTGCGCGCGCCCTCGCCGCGCCTTCTCCGCGATGTGCTGCGCGGCCGGCTGGACGCGGCCGTGGTGGCCCTGCCGCTGGAAATCCCGGCGCTCCCCGAGGGCTTTTCCGTGACGCCGCTCGGCCATGCGGAAGCGCTCCTCGCGGTGCTGCCCGAAAGCTGGCCTGTGTGCCGCGGCCTCAGGGAAGGCCGCGCCCTGAGCCTGCGGGAGCTTTCCGGCCTGCCGCTCTTCTGGTTCCGCCGGGAGGAAAATCCCGTCTGGTTCGACCATGCACTCGGCGCGTTCCGGCTGGCCGGCTTCGCGCCGCGCCTCCTCGAGGAGGCGCCGGAGCATGATGTGCTGCTCGCGCGCATCGCCCGTGGCGAGGCCATGGGGCTTTTCCCCGCGTCCTTTGCGGCCATCCGGCGCGAGGGCGTGCGCTTTGCGCCCCTCGAAGAGGGGCCGCTGCTCACCTTGCGGCTCGGCCTTGTGGCCGACGCCCGCGCCCTTGGGCAGGGCGCCCCGGGCGAAGCCGTGTTCCGCTGCCTCGGCCGTGGGGAAAATCCCTCGCCCCCGGCTTCCTGAAATCCGCCCGCCCTTGCCCCGCTGTGGGGGCTTTTGCTTTGTCGCGTTTTGCGGTAAGCTGCCGCCACTTCATTCACTTGCCGCATCGGGGGACCCGCATGAACAGAGTTTTCGGCCTTGTGGGCGCGCTGGCGCTCGCGCTTCTGCCTGTGCTTTCCGCGCAGCCCGCCACGTGCGGCGAGATCAAGATCGGCCTCATGTGCCCGCTCACGGGCAAATGGGCCTCCGAAGGGCAGGACATGAAGAATATCGTGACCCTGCTCGTGGACGAAACCAACGCCAAAGGCGGCATCAACGGCGATACCGTGCGCCTCGTGGTGGAGGACGACGCGGGCGACCCGCGCACGGCGGCCCTTGCCGCGCAGAAGCTGGCCAGCGCCGGCGTGGCCGCGGTCATCGGCACCTACGGCTCGGCGGTGACGGAAGCCACGCAGAATATCGTGGACGAGGCGGGCCTCGTGCAGATCGGCACCGGCTCCACCAGCGTGCGCCTCACGGAAAAGGGCCTCGAGCGCTTCTTCCGCACGAGCCCGCGCGACGACGCCCAGGGCAAGTCGGCCGCGGCCGCCATCGAAAAGGGCGGCTACAAGGCCGTGGCCCTGCTCCACGACAATTCCTCCTACGCCAAGGGCCTCGCGGAGGAGAGCCGCGCCGCGCTGGAAAAGGCCGGCGTCAGGGTCATCTTCTTCGACGCCCTCACGCCCGGCGAGCGCGACTACACGGCCATCCTCACCAAGCTCAAGGCCGCTGACCCGGACCTCGTGTTCTTCACCGGCTACTATCCCGAGACCGGCATGCTGCTCCGCCAGAAA
Encoded proteins:
- a CDS encoding mechanosensitive ion channel family protein, which produces MNPETWKILLEYFDYRQFLHQNPPLRLACIFGIMLLALIAVHVFWPWAERKFEAFMERKYQTNTDAQGAAGVRAMDFPMYERVMLHLKRLCYVGIVSWAARMLVLAPVYANALATLFSIVCTVIAIAFVAAFVPFNLDLYMRRHGETLKTSQSRSLMPIITGIIWAVGLTFLLDNLGFHVSTIVAGLGIMGVAVGLAGKAILEDFFSYIVILLDKPFRIGDHVELSNGKAGDVEYMGPKTTHLRNLEGDLIVCANSEMTTGVIVNLGNVNERPVVLELGVAFEMPLDVVRRVPDMLREVVESFPDCSYERACMLRFGSANYMFQLIYVVHEPNIKRFQLTRSAVNLAIQQKLNDEHVLGAYPTTHMFMTDQPGGLLSGTPWGASPTPVAAAKAEAAQAAHASSASGAAN
- a CDS encoding LysR family transcriptional regulator, which encodes MTAPDSPSQRPPLTPREFHWLWYFAVIAEERSLRRAAERLFLSEPPLSRQLRALEDRLGFALFHRHSRGLALTAEGERVLAAVRPLLDLQERAFTELAQLSAPAPVRDLGLTTAVEQGVFSALEEELRAGAEASLRLVRAPSPRLLRDVLRGRLDAAVVALPLEIPALPEGFSVTPLGHAEALLAVLPESWPVCRGLREGRALSLRELSGLPLFWFRREENPVWFDHALGAFRLAGFAPRLLEEAPEHDVLLARIARGEAMGLFPASFAAIRREGVRFAPLEEGPLLTLRLGLVADARALGQGAPGEAVFRCLGRGENPSPPAS
- a CDS encoding branched-chain amino acid ABC transporter substrate-binding protein codes for the protein MNRVFGLVGALALALLPVLSAQPATCGEIKIGLMCPLTGKWASEGQDMKNIVTLLVDETNAKGGINGDTVRLVVEDDAGDPRTAALAAQKLASAGVAAVIGTYGSAVTEATQNIVDEAGLVQIGTGSTSVRLTEKGLERFFRTSPRDDAQGKSAAAAIEKGGYKAVALLHDNSSYAKGLAEESRAALEKAGVRVIFFDALTPGERDYTAILTKLKAADPDLVFFTGYYPETGMLLRQKKEMSWNVPMMGGDAANHQDLVKIAGPEAAAGYFFISPPLPQDMDTKEAKDFLAAYKAKYDSVPVSVWAVLAGDAYKAIEGALAAGKADPEAMAAWLKELKDMPGLSGSLGFDAKGDRVGEFYRTYVVNNEGAFELQPR
- a CDS encoding carboxymuconolactone decarboxylase family protein encodes the protein MENERYARGLALLKRIDGEGGEAVVRRLAGIAPDFARYLVEFPFGDIMGRPGLDLKSRELITVAALTALGNARPQLLVHLAAALRVGCTRAELIEVCMQMAVYAGFPAALNGLFAAREVFSAEES